A genomic window from Macaca thibetana thibetana isolate TM-01 chromosome 16, ASM2454274v1, whole genome shotgun sequence includes:
- the TVP23C gene encoding Golgi apparatus membrane protein TVP23 homolog C isoform X2, translating into MLQQDSNDDTEDVSLFDAEEETTNRPRKSKIRHPVASFFHLFFRVSAIVVYLLCELLSSSFITCMVTIILLLSCDFWAVKNVTGRLMVGLRWWNHIDEDGKSHWVFESRKESSQENKTVSEAESRIFWLGLIACPVLWVIFAFSALFSFRVKWLAVVIMGVVLQGANLYGYIRCKVGSRKNLTSMATSYFGKQFLRQNTGDDQTS; encoded by the exons GATAGTAATGATGACACTGAAGATGTTTCCCTGTTTGATGCAGAAGAGGAGACGACTAATAGACCAAGAAAATCCAAAATCAG ACATCCAGTAGCATCATTTTTCCACTTATTCTTTCGAGTCAGTGCAATCGTCGTCTATCTTCTCTGTGAGTTGCTCAGCAGCAGCTTTATTACCTGTATGGTGACAATTATCTTGTTGTTGTCGTGTGACTTTTGGGCAGTGAAG AATGTCACAGGTAGACTAATGGTTGGCCTACGTTGGTGGAATCACATTGATGAAGATGGAAAGAGCCACTGGGTATTTGAATCTAGAAAG GAGTCCTCTCAAGAGAATAAAACTGTGTCAGAGGCTGAATCAAGAATCTTTTGGTTGGGACTTATTGCCTGTCCAGTGCTGTGGGTGATATTTGCCTTTAGTGCACTCTTCTCCTTCAGAGTAAAATGGTTG GCGGTGGTTATCATGGGTGTGGTGCTACAAGGTGCCAACCTGTATGGTTACATCAGGTGTAAGGTGGGCAGCAGAAAGAATTTAACCAGCATGGCTACTTCATATTTTGGAAAGCAGTTCTTACGACAA
- the TVP23C gene encoding Golgi apparatus membrane protein TVP23 homolog C isoform X3: MLQQDSNDDTEDVSLFDAEEETTNRPRKSKIRHPVASFFHLFFRVSAIVVYLLCELLSSSFITCMVTIILLLSCDFWAVKNVTGRLMVGLRWWNHIDEDGKSHWVFESRKESSQENKTVSEAESRIFWLGLIACPVLWVIFAFSALFSFRVKWLNTGDDQTS, from the exons GATAGTAATGATGACACTGAAGATGTTTCCCTGTTTGATGCAGAAGAGGAGACGACTAATAGACCAAGAAAATCCAAAATCAG ACATCCAGTAGCATCATTTTTCCACTTATTCTTTCGAGTCAGTGCAATCGTCGTCTATCTTCTCTGTGAGTTGCTCAGCAGCAGCTTTATTACCTGTATGGTGACAATTATCTTGTTGTTGTCGTGTGACTTTTGGGCAGTGAAG AATGTCACAGGTAGACTAATGGTTGGCCTACGTTGGTGGAATCACATTGATGAAGATGGAAAGAGCCACTGGGTATTTGAATCTAGAAAG GAGTCCTCTCAAGAGAATAAAACTGTGTCAGAGGCTGAATCAAGAATCTTTTGGTTGGGACTTATTGCCTGTCCAGTGCTGTGGGTGATATTTGCCTTTAGTGCACTCTTCTCCTTCAGAGTAAAATGGTTG
- the TVP23C gene encoding Golgi apparatus membrane protein TVP23 homolog C isoform X4, whose translation MLQQDSNDDTEDVSLFDAEEETTNRPRKSKIRHPVASFFHLFFRVSAIVVYLLCELLSSSFITCMVTIILLLSCDFWAVKNVTGRLMVGLRWWNHIDEDGKSHWVFESRKESSQENKTVSEAESRIFWLGLIACPVLWVIFAFSALFSFRVKWLI comes from the exons GATAGTAATGATGACACTGAAGATGTTTCCCTGTTTGATGCAGAAGAGGAGACGACTAATAGACCAAGAAAATCCAAAATCAG ACATCCAGTAGCATCATTTTTCCACTTATTCTTTCGAGTCAGTGCAATCGTCGTCTATCTTCTCTGTGAGTTGCTCAGCAGCAGCTTTATTACCTGTATGGTGACAATTATCTTGTTGTTGTCGTGTGACTTTTGGGCAGTGAAG AATGTCACAGGTAGACTAATGGTTGGCCTACGTTGGTGGAATCACATTGATGAAGATGGAAAGAGCCACTGGGTATTTGAATCTAGAAAG GAGTCCTCTCAAGAGAATAAAACTGTGTCAGAGGCTGAATCAAGAATCTTTTGGTTGGGACTTATTGCCTGTCCAGTGCTGTGGGTGATATTTGCCTTTAGTGCACTCTTCTCCTTCAGAGTAAAATGGTTG ATATAA
- the TVP23C gene encoding Golgi apparatus membrane protein TVP23 homolog C isoform X5 encodes MVGLRWWNHIDEDGKSHWVFESRKESSQENKTVSEAESRIFWLGLIACPVLWVIFAFSALFSFRVKWLAVVIMGVVLQGANLYGYIRCKVGSRKNLTSMATSYFGKQFLRQNTGDDQTS; translated from the exons ATGGTTGGCCTACGTTGGTGGAATCACATTGATGAAGATGGAAAGAGCCACTGGGTATTTGAATCTAGAAAG GAGTCCTCTCAAGAGAATAAAACTGTGTCAGAGGCTGAATCAAGAATCTTTTGGTTGGGACTTATTGCCTGTCCAGTGCTGTGGGTGATATTTGCCTTTAGTGCACTCTTCTCCTTCAGAGTAAAATGGTTG GCGGTGGTTATCATGGGTGTGGTGCTACAAGGTGCCAACCTGTATGGTTACATCAGGTGTAAGGTGGGCAGCAGAAAGAATTTAACCAGCATGGCTACTTCATATTTTGGAAAGCAGTTCTTACGACAA